AAGCCCAATCGTGTTGTAGTCATCGGTACCGGTGCAGTCGGAACCACTACAGCCTACACGCTGCTGCTGCGTAAGCGTATGCCCGAGCTTGTACTGATCGATGTGAACCACCAGAAGGCGCTTGGTGAAGCGCTGGATATGAACCATGGCATGCCTTTTGTTGGAGGTGTGAAGCTATGGGCCGGTACCTATGAGGATTGCCGTGAAGCCGACATTATTATCGTCACAGCCGGAGCCTCCCAGAAGCCTGGTGAAACCCGGATCGACCTGCTCCGCAAGAACATCTCGATCTTCAAAGATATCATCCAGAAAATCACGAAATACAACCAGCACGCCATCCTGCTGATTGCGACCAATCCGGTCGATATCCTGGCGTACGCCACCCTGAAGATCAGCGGCTTCGATCGCAGACGGGTTATCGGCTCAGGAACTGTATTGGACAGCGCCCGCTTCCGTTACCTGATTGGAAAGCACAAGGAGATTGACCCGCGCAGCATCCATGGGCAGATCATCGGGGAGCATGGCGATTCCGAGCTGCCGGTCTGGAGTCTCGCCAATGTCGCGGGGATTGATCTAGGCTTCGATGAAGCCGAACGCAAAGAAATCTTCGAGGATACGAAGAACGCCGCTTACGAGATCATTGATGCCAAAGGATCAACATCCTATGCCATCGCTCTGGCCCTGGACCGCATTGTTTCCTCTATCCTGAACAATGAAGGTTCCGTGCTTAATGTATCCACCTTGCTGAACAACTACAACGGTGTCTCCGATGTGTTCCTCGGCGCGCCATGTGTTGTGGACCGCTCGGGTGTACGTGAAGTACTGGATCTTCCGCTCAGCGAAGAAGAACAGAGCTTGTTCCAGCAGTCCGCTGACAAGCTCAAGGGTGAAATTTCCAAGCTGGAGCTATAATTCCAGCCGGAACAAGCCGGCCGCCAATCCGCAGGGATTGGCGGCCTTTTTTTGAAATCCAAGCATTGAAATCTAGAATCCAAGCATTTACAAGCCGCGAAGACGCGTTAAGCGACTAAAGTAAATTATGCGGTTGATTTCACAATCCGTTTTTCCCTTTCTCATGGTAGCAATTCATAGACAAGTTGTCATCCTCAAAATGCACATTTCATGTAATTTATGCGTTAGGGTATGAACAAAAGTTCATAGTTCAATGGATAATAATGCTGGACAGGCCGATTACAGGCTGCCGCTCAGCTTATCAGCACTGCTGATTTGCAGTCGGGACATGGCCTCTTCCTTCTCACGGCTCGTAATATGCGTATATACTGTAGTCGTCTGAATGGAAGAATGACCCAGCAGCTCCTGCACGGTCCGCAGATCCGTGCCCTTGCGCAGCAGCATGGTGGCGAACGAGTGCCTCAGCTTATGGCTCGAATAGGCGCGCTGCTGGGAGGAAGGCAGCTCACTCTGGTAACGGCTGAAGGTATCCGCAGCAATGCCTTGAATCCCCCGGATCGACAGCCTGCGGCCCTTCTGCGAGATGAACATAGCTTCTTCTTTGCTGCGCCAAGGGACCAGCCGGTCCGCAATCGCCTGATCGAGATACGGGGCCACATCCTCCGGAACCGGAATGCCCCGCCATTTGCGCCCTTTGCCGAAGACCCGCAGAGTACGTCGGTCTACATTATAATCACTCAGATTCAGCGTATGTACTTCCCCTACCCGCAGCCCCATATAGGACATGAGCAGAAAGACGGCCAGATTACGGCTTCTATACTTGCCGTCTACCGCCGAGAGGAAACGCTCCAGCTCTTGCTCCTCCAGATAGACCGGCTCACGGTTTTTGTCAGTCTTGGATTTCTTGATTCCTGCCGCCGGGTTGATGGATAACAGCTCCAGCTCCGACAGTGCCTTGAACAGACAATTTACCGAAGCGTGCTTACGGTTACGGGTGGCATCGCTGACTCCCCGCTCACGGACCGAGGTCAGGTAGGACACCACATGCAGCTTCTTGACCGTTCCCAGCTCCCTGCCGTTCAGGCTGTTCAGGAACTCCCGCACATCGGCAAGGTAGGATTTCTGGGTATGTGCTGTATAACCGGCATCCTTCATCCAGATCAGGAAGGCCTCCAGCTCTTCTTCGTATGTTAATTCCAGCTCATTCATGATCTGTCCCCTCCCTCTTAAGTACAACTATTATATCATTCCTCCGCAGCAGCTTCTCTCCATCCGCCAGCATGCTTCTCTACGACTCTAAGGAACTCGCTGAGCACAGGAGACTTCCATTTCTTGTTATGGTAAGCGGTCTGGGTGGCTACCCGCTGCGACTGGTCATTCCAGTTCAGCCGGCCCAGCTTGCCTTCGGCCAGCTCGCGCTGCACTGTAACCTGCGGCAGAAAAGAAAGGCCGAGTCCGGCCATCACGCACTGCTTGATCGCTTCAATGCTCCAGAACTCCAGATTCGGATCAGGAAAGACGCCGTGGCTGTTCAGATGACGTTCAAACAAGGTGCGGTAGGTGCAGCCCGCTTCGGTATGCAGAATGGTTACGTTCTTCAGCTGATGCGGCTCCACTTCAGCAAGCTCCAGCAATGGATGATCCAGCGGAGCCACCAGAGCCATGGCTTCATGGATCAGCGTCTCACAGTACATATCCTTATACTCTGTTTCCGGCTGTAGCAGGAAGGCCAGATCCAGCTCCCCGGAGCGGATGAATTCGGTCAGCTCCCAGCAGGCCCCCGGCTTCAGGGTAATCTGCACCTGCGGGTAACGGCTGCGGAAATCCTTGATAATTCCGGGAAGCCGGAAGGCTGCCAGGGATTCCGGTGCGCCAATCCGCAGCGAACCGGATATTTCGGTCTCAGACCGGAGGGCATTCTCAGCCATCGTGTGCATTTTGGAGATTTCCTGGGCATAAGGCAGCAGACGGCGGCCTGCATCGGTAAGCATAATCTTTTTGCTGATCCGGTCGAACAATGGCTGCTCCAGCTCTGCTTCCAGAGCCTGAATCTGTGCGGTAATACTGGACTGGGCGTAGTCCAGCTTCTGCGCAGCGCGGGTGAAGCTGCCTGTCTCTACAACCACAAGAAAGGTAAACAGATGCTTCGATTCCATAGCGGACCTTCCTTTGATCCATCGGTTTTTTGAATGGATGTTATTTGATAATTCCGTTTTTCCAATGGACCTATTATCTGATACTCTATAACTAAATACAAGGAAAGCGGGATTATACATATGAAGAAACACACCCCGTTACAACGTACTATCGGCATGCCTCAGGCCATTGCCTTATACATCGGGGCTGTCCTCGGCTCGGGGGTATTAATTGTACCCGGACTGGCCGCCGAGATAGCTGGCCCTGCTTCGCTGCTGGCCTGGGGCTTCATGACCCTACTCATTCTTCCCCTTGCCTTATCCATGGGCCTGCTCTCCGCCAAGTTCCCTAACGCCGGGGGCGTCTCCCACTTTGTTACGCTAGCTTTTGGGCCGAAGACCGGGGCCCTGGTCGGCTGGTTCTTCCTGATGTCCGTTCCGATCGGCGCGCCAGTCGCCGCATTGACCGGTGCAGGATACATGACCGCAGCGATGGGCTGGGGCGATTCGGCAAGAATCGCCCTTGCCGCCGGGATGCTGGTGATTGGACTCCTAACGAACTGGATGGGTATGCAGGTCGCCGGTAAAGTGCAAATTGCTGTGGTGATCGCTATAGTTGCTGTACTGGTCTTCTCTTTTGCCGCTGCGCTTCCGGGGATGGAGCGTGCCCACTTCACTCCATTTGCGCCGCATGGCTGGACGAGTGTCGGGCAGGCGGCGGCGATCCTCTTCTGGTGCTTCATCGGCTGGGAAGCCGTTTCGCATCTGTCCGAAGAGTTCAAGGAACCGGAGCGGGCTGCGGTCAAGGGTGTGACCATCGCGGCCATCATTGTCGGTGTCCTGTATTTCCTCTCGGCACTTGCTACCGTAGGTACGCAGAGCTATCTGTACGGCGGAGCCGACGCTTCCCTGCTCTGGATCATCAGCCAGCCGCTGGGGGCCTGGGGCGGCTTCATCGCCGGACTCACAGGTCTCTTCATCTGCACGGCGACGATCATTGCCTATGCAGGCGCGGCTTCACGCGTGGCTTATGCCTTGTCGCGGCAAGGCTATGCTCCGGGCTGGATGGGCCTTTTATCCAATCGTTATCAGACGCCTGTGGGGGCAATCGGCTTCCTGACGCTCTGCTTCACCCTGATATTATCGCTCTACGGCAGCGGAGCGCTATCGATAACCACACTGATCACTTTCCCCAACGCCACCTTCATTCTTACCTATATTGGAGGTTGTGCTGCTGGAATCCGCCTCTTGCGGGGCAGCCGTGCAGGCGTAACGATTAGCGTCATTTCCTTCGCCGCCACACTGGCCGTGTTCCCGTTCACTGGCTGGGCAATTCTGTACCCGCTGCTGATTACGGTGGTGTTTGCCGGGGTGGACTATTTGAGAGCAGGGGTAAGGCGTGTGGGGAAGCGGTGAGGGGTAATTTACTGCTACTTTACTACTGAACACTTTGGAGTTGGACTCGAAGCTTGGTCGTCACTGCGGTGAACATTTGGCCCTCCGGCCGCTGTTGTATTTGGATTTCTTTATTTAAACCACTCTTCGTGGTAGAAATCCAAATACAAAGGCGGACGCTACCGCTCCTACAGTTCCAAATTTCCCCTCCGCTTCTTTTTGCTTTTTGTTAATTTCTTAAGTGCTTAAAACAAAATGACCTGCGGCTGCGCATCCATCCCGTGTACCTGCATGCCTGCACTTTGTATTCGGCTTTTGATATACATTCGGTTCGCAGTCTTCATGCCTGCATATTGTATTCGGTTTAATACGAAAATAAAAGTATCGGAAAATGCGCCGCAGACTGGATTTTGACAAAAAAAGACCCACCGCCCCAAAATAACGTTTCGTTTTTTTTGAAAAAGGGGAGACTATTGGATAGGATTTAATTGCACGCTATATCCTAACTGCTGGATATATTTCACGTACCTATCCAACGGGTTTTTCTTGGACGTCTCATCGCCTAGTGAGACGTCTATTTCTTGGTATGACCTTTTCTCCCGCATCAGGGCATGGAGGATTCGAATCAGCAAATGCGCGGTGGCGACGTTTGCTTTTTTATCTCCCCGTCTCTTACGAATTCGTCGAAAGAATTGCCCGATCCGATCCGGTTCGATGAGCGAGAGTTCGCCCAAGCCGCCTGACACAAGGCCCCTTTCAGATGCTTGTTCCCTTGCATCGTTTTTGACTTTTTTCGCTTTCCTGCGCTTTCGTTGTTACCCGGACACACCCCCGCCCATGAAGCAAACTGCGCATCACTCGGGAACATTTCCGCGACATGCGGCCCCACTTCTGCAAAGATGGTCACGGCAGACGTCCGCTCAATTCCTGGAATGGAGTCAATTTGTTCGATCATCTCCAGGTAGGGTTCTGCATTCGCCTCGATTCGAGCTTCCAGTTCAGTGATCCGTTTCTCCAAATAGACCAAGTGGTCTGAGTGGTCTCGAATCATCTCGCGATGATGACGGCGCAACTTGCCATTGAGCGCGCCCTAGCAACTGCGGAACTTTCTTTTTTAAATGGGTTTTGACCAGGTTTTTAACGGTCACTTCGTCTACTACCTCGCCGTCCATGATCTTCTGGAGCAGGCCCCGTCCTGAAACCCCATATAAATCGGACATAAAGGTGGTTAGCTTGATGTTGGCATCCTGCAGGATTTTGTGGATGCGGTTTTTCTCCGCCGTCACCGCCTGCACCATCTTACTCCGGTAACGGGTCAAGTCTCGCAAATCCCGGATGTCTTGTTCTGGCACCATACTGCCTTCAATGAGCCCGCAACGGTGCAATTGCGCTAACCAGCGCGCGTCTTGGATGTCACTTTTTCGACCCGGCATATTCTTTACCCGCCTGGCGTTGGCCAGGACGAGGTCACAACTGCCCTCTAATATGTTCCATACCGGTTTCCATAACACGCCGGTACTCTCCATCACCACCTCCCGACAGCCGTGTTCATTCAGCCAATCTTGCAGGCCTAGCAATTCTCTGGTTGTCGTCCCAAAGGTTTTCAGGTGACATTGTGGTTTCTGTTTGATCGGTCCTTTCAACACGCAGGCCACAACGCTTTCCTGGTGCACGTCTAGACCCGCGCAACACATACGTACAGCATCCATTCCAACCATCCTCCATCGTCAGCTTACAAATCATGCGCTCGAGTGAGTGTAATTTAATACACGTACTTTTTGGGGGTTACAATAGGCGATGCTCGAAAAGCGCAATAGAACGGTTTTTCGCACGGGGGTATCCCAGTAAATCGTCCGCCCTTTGATTTGTATATGTAGTGTTGACGACTACAGCATCTTTTAAAATGGATGCGACTGATGCCACCCACTTATTTTCATTCCTGGGGGTGACAAGGCCTCTGTCTTGTCATGCCTGTTTTTCGCATACATCCTGCTCGCTGTCTTCATATCAGCATATTGTATTTCGTTTTTCGCATACATTTGGTCCAGGCTATCCTCAAACAGGCCACGCCCATCCATGACAGGACAGGCGCGGCCTTTCTTTTATATGCGATGAATTTCAGAAGCTATTTGGCCCACTGAACCGGAATCCGCAGACGGAATTGTTGTATATCCTCCGGATATGAGAAGGACCGGGCCATAATCTCAAGCTTATCAGAGGGCTGCACGGGCGGAAAAATCAGTTTAAATGCCAGTTTATCCCGGCTAATCCGCACCGGCTGTCCTTTGGGGAAGATCGGATCATCCTCTTCCTCCATTAAGCTAAGCGGAGTATTCTGGCTCATCACCTGACTTGCCTCATAATATACAACCGTCTGCTTCTCCTCATAATCAACGGCCGTAACCTTAACGGTTCCTCCCTCATTCCCCTTTAGATTCAGCGGGAGTGAACCATTTAAGCGCTGACGATCTTCATGTGATTTAATCTGCGCATTTTCTAGTGTCTCATAGACGATCAGTGTCATATATTGCGGTTTGGGATTAAACTCTGTAAGCGGTGAGAAGTTGAAATAATAATACTCATCAGTAGCTCCATCTCCTCCTTTATTCATATACAAGGTTCCAATATCATCTTCAAGCATTACATTAAGCCAATCATGAGGATAACTTTTCATCACAATAACTTGCGAAGTTAGAGGCCCCAATGTCAGTTTGTCTACAGTATATAATGAGTTATCATACATGAAATCCAAATTCTTGGGATAGACGGTTGTGCTCAGCGCGTTACTCTTAGCCCTATCTAGCAGAACAGATACATCCCAGTTTCCCCTCGTTGTCCCAATACAGTCAATACTCATATTTAATCTTAGCCGATCAGGCAGATCCTTATCCCCGAAGCTTAGACGGGTTGTACCTACGAAGGTATGGTCCCCTGTAATTGTGAAGTCATGGGTTGATATCCTTTGTGGATGATGCCCTTCGAAATTAAGCTTATAGAAGACTGCCGCTTCCTTGCCGGTAATAGGCGCTGACGATGACGGATAGGTTACCTCATAATTTAGTACCAATGAAATACCATCGTAATATTCCTCTACCAGATTGAAGGTTATTCCTTTATCTGCAATGACCGCACCTGCCGGACTGCTTAGATGCTTCTCTTCAATGGGCTTCAATTCTTCTCGATCCGCACCTTTGGCATACAGATAATCGAAGAAAGGAATGACGCGTAGCGCCTCTGCTACCGGGGGCGAGATGAATCCGATCCCTATAATGGATCCGGCTGTAACCGCCAGCGCAGCTGTGGCGCCGATGATCCGCTTCCTGTACGGTGATAACCGGTGTCTGCCCCTTGGAGCTTCCTTTACTCTTCCTATATGTAGCTGCCATAACTCATCAAAATCAACAGAAGAAGGCATACTGTGTATCATGTGTTCAGCTTCCTTTTGTAATTGTGCGGTTACTGCTTCGGATTCAACATCCAGCCTGTCCTTAGCTGTCGTCATTTAAGCCCCTCCTTCATCATCAGCACACCGGGGTCAAGTTCGCCGCATTCTCTCAGCTTGCGCAGTGCCGCATGAAGCCTGGATTTGCAGGTTCCCAGCGGAATACTTAGTACCTCTGCGGTTTCGGGAAGCGATAATCCGGCATAATAGTGCAAGGTGATCACTTCCCGCAGCTTCGCGGACAGATGGCTGACCGCTTGCCATAACTCCAGCTGACTCTCACTATGCAGAGCGAAGCTCTCGGCGGAGTGCTCTTTTCCCTCTATAGGAACGCCCGCCAGCAGTTGTATCCAGGTCTTCCTGCGTAACAGATTACGGGACGTATTTACGGCAATCCGGTACAGCCAAGGCCGAAGCGGCCTGGAGGGATCATACAAATGATATTTTGCAAAAGCACGCAGAAAAGTCTCCTGGGTAATATCATCGGCCAGCACCCGCTGCTTGGTCATCATAAGGGCAATCCCATAAATATAAGAGGAGTGTACTTCAAACATGTCCTTGGCCTGCTGTTCTGTGATGGGATAATCCTTCACGCTCGCTTCCTCCCCTTTCTTACTGGATATACGCTTTGACCCGGCTCTTCCGTTCGCTTTACGTTTCAGAAAGTTGTCAGGCGGTTATGGATGAGGAGAGCTTGACCTAATCTGCTAGAAGAAGGAGACTGTAACCTATGTCTGATTATAAAAGAGTGATTCTTGAACCAGCAGCTCAGAAATTCGCCGATGATAATGCCAAGCCTCCCTTCCTGCCCGATCTGGGTCCGGAAAAAGGCCGCGAAACGGTCAACACTGTTCAGGCTGACGATATCGAAAAACCCGAGGCAGATCTTCAGGATCTGACCGTAGCCGGCGGCCCCGGCGGTGAAGTGAAGGTCCGCATTGTTCGTCCGGTAGGCACCTCCGGCACTTCCCTGCCGGTCATTCTCTATATTCATGGCGCAGGCTGGGTATTCGGCAACAGCCATACGCATGACCGGCTCATCCGCGAGCTGACTGTGGGTACGGGCGCTGCCGTGGTATTCCCGGAATACAGCCTGTCCCCGGAAGCCAAGTATCCTACAGCCATTGAAGAAATCTATACGGTCCTGGAATGGATTGCCCGTGAAGGCTCCATGTACGGACTGGATGCTACCAGACTGAGTGTGGCTGGAGACAGTGTCGGCGGTAACATGACTGCTGCCATCACCCTGATGGCCAAAGAACGCAGCGGTCCGGTCATCTCTAAGCAATTGCTTTTCTATCCGGTTACAGACGCTTCCTTCGATACCGAATCGTATCACCAGTTCGCGGAAGGCTATTTCCTCCAGCGCGATGGTATGAAGTGGTTCTGGGATCAATATACCACCGATCCTGAGCAGCGGGCACAGATTACGGCCTCTCCGCTGCGGGCCAGTCTGGACCAGCTTAGCGGTCTGCCGGAAGCCTTGATTATCACCGGTGAAGCCGATGTGCTTCGTGATGAAGGGGAGGCCTATGCGAATAAGCTTCGTGAAGCAGGCGTTCCCGTTACGGCCGTACGCTTCCAGGGCATTATTCACGATTTCGTGATGCTGAACGCGCTGGCAGATACTAAGGCTAACCAGGGAGCTTTGCTGCTGGCAACGGCTTGGTTGAAGCACTAGCTCCCGCATCATAAGAAAGCCCGTAACGGAACATCACTCCGCTGCGGGCTTCTTTTCGTGTATATCTGCTTGTCGGTATCCTCTATTTGCGCTGGGAATAGAACTCCGCTGCTTTGATCAGCATTTCCTTCAGTGAACCGAAGGAGGTGGTCTTTGATACATGCTCATCGAGCTGATCCTGCGGGAGCGATTGTATCTCCTCTGCCGAGCCGGCAGAGAATCCTCCTTTTTGCAGCAGCTCCTTCAAGGACTCGAAGGGAGTGAACTTTTGCAGAAAAGAACTCGATAGCAGCTGCTCCAGCGGCAGCTTCTGTAGCAGTTGCTCGACAGGCAGCTTATCCAGCGGCAATTTCTGCAGCAGCTCTCCTACCCGTCCTTCTTTGAGGGAACCGACTACTCCTTGTAGTTTATCGCCTAATCCTCCAATGTTAAATCCCATAAGGTCAACCTCCTGAATAATTGTAGTTGATCCTTATTACCCTGAATTCAGATTAGCGAATTATATAGGTTAACATAATATTGATTATGTTACTCAATGGCACTTCTCAACTTTATCTCTCCGAACGCAGAAACTCCCCAATTCTCCGGGCGGCTTCCAGCAGACGTTCTTCCTCCTCTACCAGCGCAATCCGCACATACCCTTCCCCCTGGCTGCCAAAAGCATCTCCCGGTATGACCGCTACTCCGGTTCTCAGCAGCAGGTCATGCGCAAAGCGGCGCGAACTTCCGGCTTCACCCCTACTCCCATAGGCATCCGGCAGCTTCGCCCAAATAAACATAGTAGCTTCCGGCGAGGGCACCGCCCACCCTTCAAGATGCAGCGCCTCTACCACAAGATTCCGCCGCCGTTCATACAGCGCAGACACTCCTTGATCCGGCCCGGAGGCCATCGCTTGCTCCAGCGCGACAACCGCCGCTTCCTGGATTGGCTCGAAGACGCCGTAATCCACATTGCTTTTCAGTTCCCGCAGCGCCCCGACGGCTTGCGCATTGCCCGTCATGAAGCCGATGCG
This genomic interval from Paenibacillus sp. FSL H8-0332 contains the following:
- a CDS encoding L-lactate dehydrogenase, with amino-acid sequence MAPFKPNRVVVIGTGAVGTTTAYTLLLRKRMPELVLIDVNHQKALGEALDMNHGMPFVGGVKLWAGTYEDCREADIIIVTAGASQKPGETRIDLLRKNISIFKDIIQKITKYNQHAILLIATNPVDILAYATLKISGFDRRRVIGSGTVLDSARFRYLIGKHKEIDPRSIHGQIIGEHGDSELPVWSLANVAGIDLGFDEAERKEIFEDTKNAAYEIIDAKGSTSYAIALALDRIVSSILNNEGSVLNVSTLLNNYNGVSDVFLGAPCVVDRSGVREVLDLPLSEEEQSLFQQSADKLKGEISKLEL
- a CDS encoding tyrosine-type recombinase/integrase, whose amino-acid sequence is MNELELTYEEELEAFLIWMKDAGYTAHTQKSYLADVREFLNSLNGRELGTVKKLHVVSYLTSVRERGVSDATRNRKHASVNCLFKALSELELLSINPAAGIKKSKTDKNREPVYLEEQELERFLSAVDGKYRSRNLAVFLLMSYMGLRVGEVHTLNLSDYNVDRRTLRVFGKGRKWRGIPVPEDVAPYLDQAIADRLVPWRSKEEAMFISQKGRRLSIRGIQGIAADTFSRYQSELPSSQQRAYSSHKLRHSFATMLLRKGTDLRTVQELLGHSSIQTTTVYTHITSREKEEAMSRLQISSADKLSGSL
- a CDS encoding LysR family transcriptional regulator, which codes for MESKHLFTFLVVVETGSFTRAAQKLDYAQSSITAQIQALEAELEQPLFDRISKKIMLTDAGRRLLPYAQEISKMHTMAENALRSETEISGSLRIGAPESLAAFRLPGIIKDFRSRYPQVQITLKPGACWELTEFIRSGELDLAFLLQPETEYKDMYCETLIHEAMALVAPLDHPLLELAEVEPHQLKNVTILHTEAGCTYRTLFERHLNSHGVFPDPNLEFWSIEAIKQCVMAGLGLSFLPQVTVQRELAEGKLGRLNWNDQSQRVATQTAYHNKKWKSPVLSEFLRVVEKHAGGWREAAAEE
- a CDS encoding amino acid permease, yielding MKKHTPLQRTIGMPQAIALYIGAVLGSGVLIVPGLAAEIAGPASLLAWGFMTLLILPLALSMGLLSAKFPNAGGVSHFVTLAFGPKTGALVGWFFLMSVPIGAPVAALTGAGYMTAAMGWGDSARIALAAGMLVIGLLTNWMGMQVAGKVQIAVVIAIVAVLVFSFAAALPGMERAHFTPFAPHGWTSVGQAAAILFWCFIGWEAVSHLSEEFKEPERAAVKGVTIAAIIVGVLYFLSALATVGTQSYLYGGADASLLWIISQPLGAWGGFIAGLTGLFICTATIIAYAGAASRVAYALSRQGYAPGWMGLLSNRYQTPVGAIGFLTLCFTLILSLYGSGALSITTLITFPNATFILTYIGGCAAGIRLLRGSRAGVTISVISFAATLAVFPFTGWAILYPLLITVVFAGVDYLRAGVRRVGKR
- a CDS encoding IS110 family transposase, translated to MEKRITELEARIEANAEPYLEMIEQIDSIPGIERTSAVTIFAEVGPHVAEMFPSDAQFASWAGVCPGNNESAGKRKKSKTMQGNKHLKGALCQAAWANSRSSNRIGSGNSFDEFVRDGEIKKQTSPPRIC
- a CDS encoding transposase, with the translated sequence MDAVRMCCAGLDVHQESVVACVLKGPIKQKPQCHLKTFGTTTRELLGLQDWLNEHGCREVVMESTGVLWKPVWNILEGSCDLVLANARRVKNMPGRKSDIQDARWLAQLHRCGLIEGSMVPEQDIRDLRDLTRYRSKMVQAVTAEKNRIHKILQDANIKLTTFMSDLYGVSGRGLLQKIMDGEVVDEVTVKNLVKTHLKKKVPQLLGRAQWQVAPSSSRDDSRPLRPLGLFGETDH
- a CDS encoding DUF4179 domain-containing protein → MTTAKDRLDVESEAVTAQLQKEAEHMIHSMPSSVDFDELWQLHIGRVKEAPRGRHRLSPYRKRIIGATAALAVTAGSIIGIGFISPPVAEALRVIPFFDYLYAKGADREELKPIEEKHLSSPAGAVIADKGITFNLVEEYYDGISLVLNYEVTYPSSSAPITGKEAAVFYKLNFEGHHPQRISTHDFTITGDHTFVGTTRLSFGDKDLPDRLRLNMSIDCIGTTRGNWDVSVLLDRAKSNALSTTVYPKNLDFMYDNSLYTVDKLTLGPLTSQVIVMKSYPHDWLNVMLEDDIGTLYMNKGGDGATDEYYYFNFSPLTEFNPKPQYMTLIVYETLENAQIKSHEDRQRLNGSLPLNLKGNEGGTVKVTAVDYEEKQTVVYYEASQVMSQNTPLSLMEEEDDPIFPKGQPVRISRDKLAFKLIFPPVQPSDKLEIMARSFSYPEDIQQFRLRIPVQWAK
- a CDS encoding sigma-70 family RNA polymerase sigma factor, with translation MKDYPITEQQAKDMFEVHSSYIYGIALMMTKQRVLADDITQETFLRAFAKYHLYDPSRPLRPWLYRIAVNTSRNLLRRKTWIQLLAGVPIEGKEHSAESFALHSESQLELWQAVSHLSAKLREVITLHYYAGLSLPETAEVLSIPLGTCKSRLHAALRKLRECGELDPGVLMMKEGLK
- a CDS encoding alpha/beta hydrolase, with protein sequence MSDYKRVILEPAAQKFADDNAKPPFLPDLGPEKGRETVNTVQADDIEKPEADLQDLTVAGGPGGEVKVRIVRPVGTSGTSLPVILYIHGAGWVFGNSHTHDRLIRELTVGTGAAVVFPEYSLSPEAKYPTAIEEIYTVLEWIAREGSMYGLDATRLSVAGDSVGGNMTAAITLMAKERSGPVISKQLLFYPVTDASFDTESYHQFAEGYFLQRDGMKWFWDQYTTDPEQRAQITASPLRASLDQLSGLPEALIITGEADVLRDEGEAYANKLREAGVPVTAVRFQGIIHDFVMLNALADTKANQGALLLATAWLKH